A genomic region of Nymphaea colorata isolate Beijing-Zhang1983 chromosome 2, ASM883128v2, whole genome shotgun sequence contains the following coding sequences:
- the LOC116247561 gene encoding transcription factor TDR isoform X5: protein MPIMKSLNCPESAIERLRPLVGNKRWEYCVFWRLLDDQSCLEWTECCCFGAEQEENSGQLFPVSPSMDQDSNAAPFRDMSLQHTKTKTGDLLSELLTFLSDQPKWIISPIEVFPVNSKMLATTKVLIPVPSGLVELYMSNHVPEDPHVVQFVMAQFKDCWASNCASSSSSQLHEDHHQAAVSILGSNSTSPQSFHFCAQDASIAQAHPIDRGSAGYLSQLLAEGAANYDEPTNQQQQQQQMKQQFLDSASATSFDQWLPENLPWRDNPLATSFKEWLPKNLPCDATADQVRLLTSASFSFLGKKFQVFGISESNQTRPKNDANKKIIKEKMGRTDSISDCSKQNQDGADRKTMERGERRHQSKNLEAERKRREKLTDRLYTLRSIVPKITRMDGASILADAIEYVKELQKQVKDLQGKLEDIPGGGQKDSSAPPEHQNGVSRPGEYEESSNGLRMEDQATRLFYSTKTTRHPKENADCGSRDDNGQQVEVEVTQVGEHQFRLKILCENRACGFSRLMQAMDSLGLEVIKVNIIAFRSLVLYLFKVEMRDTEAIEADQLRKSFLELTRYPIGSPELV from the exons ATGCCGATTATGAAGAGCTTGAACTGCCCAGAGAGTGCAATAGAGAGGCTGCGGCCCCTCGTCGGAAACAAAAGATGGGAGTATTGCGTCTTCTGGAGATTGCTCGATGATCAAAG CTGCTTAGAATGGACGGAATGCTGCTGCTTCGGAGCAGAACAAGAGGAGAACAGTGGGCAGCTATTTCCGGTTTCTCCATCGATGGATCAGGACAGCAACGCGGCTCCTTTCAGAGACATGTCGCTTCAGCACACGAAAACGAAGACAGGCGACCTCCTCTCTGAACTGCTAACTTTCTTGTCTGATCAACCCAAATGGATAATCTCCCCCATTGAAGTTTTTCCTGTTAATTCTAAG ATGCTAGCAACAACTAAGGTTTTGATTCCAGTACCATCTGGCCTGGTCGAGCTATACATGTCAAATCAT GTTCCTGAGGACCCTCACGTCGTTCAGTTTGTCATGGCACAATTCAAGGATTGCTGGGCATCAAACTGcgcctcctcctcttcctcgcAGCTGCATGAAGATCACCACCAGGCCGCCGTCTCCATACTGGGAAGCAACAGCACCTCTCCACAAAGCTTTCATTTCTGCGCTCAAGATGCATCCATAGCGCAAGCTCACCCTATCGATCGCGGGTCTGCAGGTTACTTGTCTCAATTGTTGGCAGAAGGAGCAGCCAATTATGATGAACCAACTAAtcaacaacagcagcagcagcagatgaAGCAGCAGTTCCTGGACAGCGCATCAGCCACCAGCTTTGATCAATGGTTGCCAGAGAATTTGCCTTGGAGGGACAACCCACTAGCCACCAGCTTCAAGGAATGGCTGCCAAAGAACTTGCCTTGCGATGCAACGGCTGATCAAGTGAGGCTGCTCACTTCAGCATCTTTCAGTTTTCTTGGGAAGAAGTTTCAAGTTTTTGGCATCTCTGAAAGCAACCAGACAAGGCCCAAGAACGATGccaacaaaaaaatcataaaggaGAAGATGGGAAGGACGGACTCTATCTCAGACTGCAGCAAACAAAATCAGGATGGTGCAGACCGGAAGACGATggagagaggagaaagaaggcATCAGTCCAAGAACTTGGAAGCTgagaggaagagaagggagaAGCTCACTGATAGACTCTATACTCTGCGTTCAATTGTGCCAAAAATCACAAGG ATGGATGGGGCTTCGATACTGGCGGATGCAATAGAGTACGTCAAGGAGTTGCAGAAGCAGGTGAAAGACCTCCAAGGTAAGCTGGAGGACATTCCAGGTGGAGGACAGAAGGATTCTTCTGCTCCACCGGAGCACCAAAATGGAGTTTCCCGACCAGGGGAATATGAGGAATCTTCAAACGGTCTGAGGATGGAAGATCAGGCAACCAGGCTATTCTACAGTACCAAAACAACAAGGCACCCCAAAGAGAATGCCGACTGTGGCAGTAGAGATGACAACGGGCAGCAGGTGGAA GTGGAGGTAACCCAAGTTGGTGAACATCAGTTCCGTCTCAAGATTTTATGTGAGAACAGAGCATGTGGATTTTCAAGGTTGATGCAGGCAATGGACTCCCTCGGGCTTGAGGTCATCAAAGTGAACATAATAGCGTTCAGAAGCCTCGTCTTGTATCTGTTCAAAGTTGAG ATGAGAGACACTGAAGCAATTGAGGCCGATCAGTTGAGGAAGTCCTTCTTGGAGCTTACTCGTTATCCTATTGGGTCGCCAGAGTTGGTGTGA
- the LOC116248704 gene encoding la-related protein 1B-like, protein MAAATDSSSTFPATPSGFSADNTQFHLPVPAQSSWSQTVRDDPGSPPGKHSPPDSGSLSPSAGSPHKLPNEPNEEGSPSLKKHAWNKPCNAPGTPVVDAVAVIGAASWPALSESVKASSKSVDSAKPLGDGSVASQDPVMPQTPQRSVENSKAEENPNRNHESVNRPAHPHRRSNNTNGVNAISGAESLHDASRRQEQAQRDPSRKSNWDSGSKGWGSPGHSGNVHARNPFRKGNGPYPRGNAPHHSNHGNRGNARDQDRTHYELTSNQGYGGRNIHQQQRGGPRNFIRSPAVSHFMNMHRGYPTQMVYPDMGTQLYYVPGAPAEPFQAVSFVPHVPPNAFFYPSVDHQLRTMLVRQIDYYFSGENLCKDLFLRENMDRQGWVSVSVVADFNRVKQLTNSIPFILDSLRGSSVVEVQGDKIRRRNDWGTWLLPDVTSTSKEGPTAVSGPDDLVSRMRGVGLEGPVQQSEARYPLIEARNEALSRSSSTELSSQPLNREMMGQDIAHCSSSV, encoded by the exons ATGGCTGCTGCCACCGACTCTTCATCGACTTTCCCGGCAACGCCGTCGGGATTCTCGGCAGACAACACCCAATTTCACCTCCCAGTTCCCGCGCAGAGTTCCTGGTCTCAGACTGTCCGGGACGATCCTGGGTCTCCTCCCGGCAAGCACTCCCCTCCTGATTCTGGTTCCTTGAGTCCGTCGGCGGGTTCGCCCCACAAGCTGCCCAATGAGCCCAACGAGGAGGGCTCCCCGTCCTTGAAGAAGCACGCGTGGAACAAACCGTGCAACGCGCCAGGCACGCCGGTGGTGGATGCCGTTGCCGTCATAGGGGCTGCGTCCTGGCCGGCGCTGTCGGAATCGGTTAAGGCTTCTTCCAAATCTGTGGATTCCGCGAAGCCGCTTGGGGACGGATCAGTGGCTTCGCAG GATCCAGTAATGCCACAAACTCCTCAGAGATCAGTTGAGAACTCAAAAGCGGAGGAAAATCCTAACCGTAACCATGAATCCGTGAACCGGCCGGCGCATCCCCACAGACGCAGTAATAACACGAACGGCGTCAATGCGATTTCTGGTGCGGAATCGCTGCATGATGCCTCCAGAAGACAAGAACAGGCACAGAGAGATCCATCGCGCAAGAGCAATTGGGATTCTGGATCGAAAGGGTGGGGTTCTCCTGGTCACAGTGGCAATGTTCATGCCCGAAATCCATTTAGGAAAGGCAATGGCCCGTACCCACGAGGTAACGCCCCCCACCATAGCAACCATGGGAACAGGGGCAATGCCCGTGACCAAGATCGAACGCACTATGAGTTGACCTCGAATCAAGGTTATGGTGGTCGGAATATCCATCAGCAGCAGAGAGGTGGTCCAAGGAATTTCATCCGATCGCCTGCTGTCTCCCACTTTATGAACATGCATCGAGGTTATCCTACCCAGATGGTCTATCCTG ATATGGGTACTCAATTATACTATGTTCCTGGAGCACCTGCTGAGCCTTTTCAGGCCGTGTCGTTCGTACCACATGTTCCACCTAATGCTTTTTTTTATCCATCAGTAGATCATCAGTTGCGCACTATGTTAGTTAGGCAGATAGATTATTATTTCAG CGGTGAAAATTTGTGTAAAGATCTGTTCTTGAGGGAGAACATGGATAGACAAGGATGGGTTTCTGTCTCCGTGGTTGCAGACTTCAATCGA GTTAAGCAGTTGACAAACAGCATTCCATTCATACTGGATTCTCTGAGAGGATCATCTGTTGTAGAAGTACAG GGCGACAAAATAAGAAGACGCAATGATTGGGGGACTTGGCTTTTGCCCGACGTGACTTCAACTTCCAAAGAAGGGCCAACTGCTGTTTCAGGTCCTGATGATTTGGTCTCACGAATGAGAGGAGTTGGACTGGAGGGTCCAGTACAGCAAAGTGAGGCAAGATATCCTCTCATAGAAGCTCGTAATGAGGCACTGAGTAGATCATCATCCACAGAGTTGAGCAGCCAACCACTTAACAGAGAGATGATGGGGCAGGACATTGCTCATTGTAGTTCAAGTGTGTAG
- the LOC116247561 gene encoding transcription factor TDR isoform X7 codes for MPIMKSLNCPESAIERLRPLVGNKRWEYCVFWRLLDDQSCLEWTECCCFGAEQEENSGQLFPVSPSMDQDSNAAPFRDMSLQHTKTKTGDLLSELLTFLSDQPKWIISPIEVFPVNSKMLATTKVLIPVPSGLVELYMSNHVPEDPHVVQFVMAQFKDCWASNCASSSSSQLHEDHHQAAVSILGSNSTSPQSFHFCAQDASIAQAHPIDRGSAGYLSQLLAEGAANYDEPTNQQQQQQQMKQQFLDSASATSFDQWLPENLPWRDNPLATSFKEWLPKNLPCDATADQVRLLTSASFSFLGKKFQVFGISESNQTRPKNDANKKIIKEKMGRTDSISDCSKQNQDGADRKTMERGERRHQSKNLEAERKRREKLTDRLYTLRSIVPKITRMDGASILADAIEYVKELQKQVKDLQGKLEDIPGGGQKDSSAPPEHQNGVSRPGEYEESSNGLRMEDQATRLFYSTKTTRHPKENADCGSRDDNGQQVEVTQVGEHQFRLKILCENRACGFSRLMQAMDSLGLEVIKVNIIAFRSLVLYLFKVEMRDTEAIEADQLRKSFLELTRYPIGSPELV; via the exons ATGCCGATTATGAAGAGCTTGAACTGCCCAGAGAGTGCAATAGAGAGGCTGCGGCCCCTCGTCGGAAACAAAAGATGGGAGTATTGCGTCTTCTGGAGATTGCTCGATGATCAAAG CTGCTTAGAATGGACGGAATGCTGCTGCTTCGGAGCAGAACAAGAGGAGAACAGTGGGCAGCTATTTCCGGTTTCTCCATCGATGGATCAGGACAGCAACGCGGCTCCTTTCAGAGACATGTCGCTTCAGCACACGAAAACGAAGACAGGCGACCTCCTCTCTGAACTGCTAACTTTCTTGTCTGATCAACCCAAATGGATAATCTCCCCCATTGAAGTTTTTCCTGTTAATTCTAAG ATGCTAGCAACAACTAAGGTTTTGATTCCAGTACCATCTGGCCTGGTCGAGCTATACATGTCAAATCAT GTTCCTGAGGACCCTCACGTCGTTCAGTTTGTCATGGCACAATTCAAGGATTGCTGGGCATCAAACTGcgcctcctcctcttcctcgcAGCTGCATGAAGATCACCACCAGGCCGCCGTCTCCATACTGGGAAGCAACAGCACCTCTCCACAAAGCTTTCATTTCTGCGCTCAAGATGCATCCATAGCGCAAGCTCACCCTATCGATCGCGGGTCTGCAGGTTACTTGTCTCAATTGTTGGCAGAAGGAGCAGCCAATTATGATGAACCAACTAAtcaacaacagcagcagcagcagatgaAGCAGCAGTTCCTGGACAGCGCATCAGCCACCAGCTTTGATCAATGGTTGCCAGAGAATTTGCCTTGGAGGGACAACCCACTAGCCACCAGCTTCAAGGAATGGCTGCCAAAGAACTTGCCTTGCGATGCAACGGCTGATCAAGTGAGGCTGCTCACTTCAGCATCTTTCAGTTTTCTTGGGAAGAAGTTTCAAGTTTTTGGCATCTCTGAAAGCAACCAGACAAGGCCCAAGAACGATGccaacaaaaaaatcataaaggaGAAGATGGGAAGGACGGACTCTATCTCAGACTGCAGCAAACAAAATCAGGATGGTGCAGACCGGAAGACGATggagagaggagaaagaaggcATCAGTCCAAGAACTTGGAAGCTgagaggaagagaagggagaAGCTCACTGATAGACTCTATACTCTGCGTTCAATTGTGCCAAAAATCACAAGG ATGGATGGGGCTTCGATACTGGCGGATGCAATAGAGTACGTCAAGGAGTTGCAGAAGCAGGTGAAAGACCTCCAAGGTAAGCTGGAGGACATTCCAGGTGGAGGACAGAAGGATTCTTCTGCTCCACCGGAGCACCAAAATGGAGTTTCCCGACCAGGGGAATATGAGGAATCTTCAAACGGTCTGAGGATGGAAGATCAGGCAACCAGGCTATTCTACAGTACCAAAACAACAAGGCACCCCAAAGAGAATGCCGACTGTGGCAGTAGAGATGACAACGGGCAGCAG GTGGAGGTAACCCAAGTTGGTGAACATCAGTTCCGTCTCAAGATTTTATGTGAGAACAGAGCATGTGGATTTTCAAGGTTGATGCAGGCAATGGACTCCCTCGGGCTTGAGGTCATCAAAGTGAACATAATAGCGTTCAGAAGCCTCGTCTTGTATCTGTTCAAAGTTGAG ATGAGAGACACTGAAGCAATTGAGGCCGATCAGTTGAGGAAGTCCTTCTTGGAGCTTACTCGTTATCCTATTGGGTCGCCAGAGTTGGTGTGA
- the LOC116248959 gene encoding probable aquaporin PIP2-8: protein MTKDVVAEPEPHHHGKDYVDPPPAPLIDPGELKLWSFYRAVIAEFVATMLFLYVTIATVIGNNATTAAKPCGGVGTLGVAWSFGGMIFVLVYCTAGISGGHINPAVTFGLFLARKVSLVRAVAYMVAQCLGAICGVALVKGLTGSLYKLNGGGANIVSAGFTKGTGFAAELLGTFFLVYTVFSATDPKRNARDSHVPVLAPLPIGFAVFMVHIATIPITGTGINPARSLGAAVIYDNEKIWNEHWIFWVGPFAGAAAAAAYHQYVLRAAAAKALGSFRSGGGGRHI, encoded by the exons ATGACGAAGGACGTGGTTGCAGAGCCGGAGCCGCACCACCATGGGAAGGACTACGTCGACCCTCCCCCGGCTCCGCTCATCGACCCCGGCGAGCTCAAGCTCTGGTCCTTCTACCGTGCGGTCATCGCGGAGTTCGTCGCCACCATGCTCTTCCTCTACGTCACCATTGCCACCGTCATCGGCAACAACGCGACCACCGCGGCCAAACCTTGCGGAGGCGTCGGCACCCTCGGCGTGGCTTGGTCCTTCGGCGGCATGATCTTCGTTCTCGTTTACTGCACCGCGGGCATCTCAG GAGGGCACATAAACCCCGCGGTAACGTTCGGGCTGTTCCTGGCGAGGAAGGTGTCGCTGGTGAGGGCGGTGGCGTACATGGTGGCTCAGTGCCTCGGGGCCATCTGCGGTGTCGCCCTTGTGAAGGGATTGACTGGTTCCTTGTACAAGCTCAACGGCGGCGGGGCGAACATAGTTAGCGCCGGCTTCACCAAGGGCACCGGCTTCGCAGCGGAGTTACTTGGTACCTTCTTCCTCGTCTACACCGTCTTCTCCGCTACTGACCCCAAAAGAAACGCCCGTGACTCCCACGTGCCT GTCCTGGCGCCATTGCCAATCGGCTTTGCAGTGTTTATGGTTCATATCGCCACCATCCCCATCACCGGAACGGGCATCAACCCGGCCAGGAGCCTCGGCGCTGCTGTTATCTACGACAACGAAAAGATTTGGAACGAGCAT TGGATATTCTGGGTTGGCCCATTCGCCGGAGCGGCTGCAGCAGCTGCGTACCATCAATACGTGCTGAGAGCGGCAGCGGCCAAGGCCTTGGGCTCCTTccgcagcggcggcggcggccgCCACATTTAA
- the LOC116247561 gene encoding transcription factor TDR isoform X8 — translation MPIMKSLNCPESAIERLRPLVGNKRWEYCVFWRLLDDQSCLEWTECCCFGAEQEENSGQLFPVSPSMDQDSNAAPFRDMSLQHTKTKTGDLLSELLTFLSDQPKWIISPIEVFPVNSKVPEDPHVVQFVMAQFKDCWASNCASSSSSQLHEDHHQAAVSILGSNSTSPQSFHFCAQDASIAQAHPIDRGSAGYLSQLLAEGAANYDEPTNQQQQQQQMKQQFLDSASATSFDQWLPENLPWRDNPLATSFKEWLPKNLPCDATADQVRLLTSASFSFLGKKFQVFGISESNQTRPKNDANKKIIKEKMGRTDSISDCSKQNQDGADRKTMERGERRHQSKNLEAERKRREKLTDRLYTLRSIVPKITRMDGASILADAIEYVKELQKQVKDLQGKLEDIPGGGQKDSSAPPEHQNGVSRPGEYEESSNGLRMEDQATRLFYSTKTTRHPKENADCGSRDDNGQQVEVLAFLSLSLSVLLVQVEVTQVGEHQFRLKILCENRACGFSRLMQAMDSLGLEVIKVNIIAFRSLVLYLFKVEMRDTEAIEADQLRKSFLELTRYPIGSPELV, via the exons ATGCCGATTATGAAGAGCTTGAACTGCCCAGAGAGTGCAATAGAGAGGCTGCGGCCCCTCGTCGGAAACAAAAGATGGGAGTATTGCGTCTTCTGGAGATTGCTCGATGATCAAAG CTGCTTAGAATGGACGGAATGCTGCTGCTTCGGAGCAGAACAAGAGGAGAACAGTGGGCAGCTATTTCCGGTTTCTCCATCGATGGATCAGGACAGCAACGCGGCTCCTTTCAGAGACATGTCGCTTCAGCACACGAAAACGAAGACAGGCGACCTCCTCTCTGAACTGCTAACTTTCTTGTCTGATCAACCCAAATGGATAATCTCCCCCATTGAAGTTTTTCCTGTTAATTCTAAG GTTCCTGAGGACCCTCACGTCGTTCAGTTTGTCATGGCACAATTCAAGGATTGCTGGGCATCAAACTGcgcctcctcctcttcctcgcAGCTGCATGAAGATCACCACCAGGCCGCCGTCTCCATACTGGGAAGCAACAGCACCTCTCCACAAAGCTTTCATTTCTGCGCTCAAGATGCATCCATAGCGCAAGCTCACCCTATCGATCGCGGGTCTGCAGGTTACTTGTCTCAATTGTTGGCAGAAGGAGCAGCCAATTATGATGAACCAACTAAtcaacaacagcagcagcagcagatgaAGCAGCAGTTCCTGGACAGCGCATCAGCCACCAGCTTTGATCAATGGTTGCCAGAGAATTTGCCTTGGAGGGACAACCCACTAGCCACCAGCTTCAAGGAATGGCTGCCAAAGAACTTGCCTTGCGATGCAACGGCTGATCAAGTGAGGCTGCTCACTTCAGCATCTTTCAGTTTTCTTGGGAAGAAGTTTCAAGTTTTTGGCATCTCTGAAAGCAACCAGACAAGGCCCAAGAACGATGccaacaaaaaaatcataaaggaGAAGATGGGAAGGACGGACTCTATCTCAGACTGCAGCAAACAAAATCAGGATGGTGCAGACCGGAAGACGATggagagaggagaaagaaggcATCAGTCCAAGAACTTGGAAGCTgagaggaagagaagggagaAGCTCACTGATAGACTCTATACTCTGCGTTCAATTGTGCCAAAAATCACAAGG ATGGATGGGGCTTCGATACTGGCGGATGCAATAGAGTACGTCAAGGAGTTGCAGAAGCAGGTGAAAGACCTCCAAGGTAAGCTGGAGGACATTCCAGGTGGAGGACAGAAGGATTCTTCTGCTCCACCGGAGCACCAAAATGGAGTTTCCCGACCAGGGGAATATGAGGAATCTTCAAACGGTCTGAGGATGGAAGATCAGGCAACCAGGCTATTCTACAGTACCAAAACAACAAGGCACCCCAAAGAGAATGCCGACTGTGGCAGTAGAGATGACAACGGGCAGCAGGTGGAAGTATTGGCCTTTCTATCTTTGTCTTTGTCTGTGTTACTTGTTCAG GTGGAGGTAACCCAAGTTGGTGAACATCAGTTCCGTCTCAAGATTTTATGTGAGAACAGAGCATGTGGATTTTCAAGGTTGATGCAGGCAATGGACTCCCTCGGGCTTGAGGTCATCAAAGTGAACATAATAGCGTTCAGAAGCCTCGTCTTGTATCTGTTCAAAGTTGAG ATGAGAGACACTGAAGCAATTGAGGCCGATCAGTTGAGGAAGTCCTTCTTGGAGCTTACTCGTTATCCTATTGGGTCGCCAGAGTTGGTGTGA
- the LOC116247561 gene encoding transcription factor TDR isoform X3 — MPIMKSLNCPESAIERLRPLVGNKRWEYCVFWRLLDDQSCLEWTECCCFGAEQEENSGQLFPVSPSMDQDSNAAPFRDMSLQHTKTKTGDLLSELLTFLSDQPKWIISPIEVFPVNSKMLATTKVLIPVPSGLVELYMSNHVPEDPHVVQFVMAQFKDCWASNCASSSSSQLHEDHHQAAVSILGSNSTSPQSFHFCAQDASIAQAHPIDRGSAGYLSQLLAEGAANYDEPTNQQQQQQQMKQQFLDSASATSFDQWLPENLPWRDNPLATSFKEWLPKNLPCDATADQVRLLTSASFSFLGKKFQVFGISESNQTRPKNDANKKIIKEKMGRTDSISDCSKQNQDGADRKTMERGERRHQSKNLEAERKRREKLTDRLYTLRSIVPKITRMDGASILADAIEYVKELQKQVKDLQGKLEDIPGGGQKDSSAPPEHQNGVSRPGEYEESSNGLRMEDQATRLFYSTKTTRHPKENADCGSRDDNGQQVEVLAFLSLSLSVLLVQVEVTQVGEHQFRLKILCENRACGFSRLMQAMDSLGLEVIKVNIIAFRSLVLYLFKVEMRDTEAIEADQLRKSFLELTRYPIGSPELV; from the exons ATGCCGATTATGAAGAGCTTGAACTGCCCAGAGAGTGCAATAGAGAGGCTGCGGCCCCTCGTCGGAAACAAAAGATGGGAGTATTGCGTCTTCTGGAGATTGCTCGATGATCAAAG CTGCTTAGAATGGACGGAATGCTGCTGCTTCGGAGCAGAACAAGAGGAGAACAGTGGGCAGCTATTTCCGGTTTCTCCATCGATGGATCAGGACAGCAACGCGGCTCCTTTCAGAGACATGTCGCTTCAGCACACGAAAACGAAGACAGGCGACCTCCTCTCTGAACTGCTAACTTTCTTGTCTGATCAACCCAAATGGATAATCTCCCCCATTGAAGTTTTTCCTGTTAATTCTAAG ATGCTAGCAACAACTAAGGTTTTGATTCCAGTACCATCTGGCCTGGTCGAGCTATACATGTCAAATCAT GTTCCTGAGGACCCTCACGTCGTTCAGTTTGTCATGGCACAATTCAAGGATTGCTGGGCATCAAACTGcgcctcctcctcttcctcgcAGCTGCATGAAGATCACCACCAGGCCGCCGTCTCCATACTGGGAAGCAACAGCACCTCTCCACAAAGCTTTCATTTCTGCGCTCAAGATGCATCCATAGCGCAAGCTCACCCTATCGATCGCGGGTCTGCAGGTTACTTGTCTCAATTGTTGGCAGAAGGAGCAGCCAATTATGATGAACCAACTAAtcaacaacagcagcagcagcagatgaAGCAGCAGTTCCTGGACAGCGCATCAGCCACCAGCTTTGATCAATGGTTGCCAGAGAATTTGCCTTGGAGGGACAACCCACTAGCCACCAGCTTCAAGGAATGGCTGCCAAAGAACTTGCCTTGCGATGCAACGGCTGATCAAGTGAGGCTGCTCACTTCAGCATCTTTCAGTTTTCTTGGGAAGAAGTTTCAAGTTTTTGGCATCTCTGAAAGCAACCAGACAAGGCCCAAGAACGATGccaacaaaaaaatcataaaggaGAAGATGGGAAGGACGGACTCTATCTCAGACTGCAGCAAACAAAATCAGGATGGTGCAGACCGGAAGACGATggagagaggagaaagaaggcATCAGTCCAAGAACTTGGAAGCTgagaggaagagaagggagaAGCTCACTGATAGACTCTATACTCTGCGTTCAATTGTGCCAAAAATCACAAGG ATGGATGGGGCTTCGATACTGGCGGATGCAATAGAGTACGTCAAGGAGTTGCAGAAGCAGGTGAAAGACCTCCAAGGTAAGCTGGAGGACATTCCAGGTGGAGGACAGAAGGATTCTTCTGCTCCACCGGAGCACCAAAATGGAGTTTCCCGACCAGGGGAATATGAGGAATCTTCAAACGGTCTGAGGATGGAAGATCAGGCAACCAGGCTATTCTACAGTACCAAAACAACAAGGCACCCCAAAGAGAATGCCGACTGTGGCAGTAGAGATGACAACGGGCAGCAGGTGGAAGTATTGGCCTTTCTATCTTTGTCTTTGTCTGTGTTACTTGTTCAG GTGGAGGTAACCCAAGTTGGTGAACATCAGTTCCGTCTCAAGATTTTATGTGAGAACAGAGCATGTGGATTTTCAAGGTTGATGCAGGCAATGGACTCCCTCGGGCTTGAGGTCATCAAAGTGAACATAATAGCGTTCAGAAGCCTCGTCTTGTATCTGTTCAAAGTTGAG ATGAGAGACACTGAAGCAATTGAGGCCGATCAGTTGAGGAAGTCCTTCTTGGAGCTTACTCGTTATCCTATTGGGTCGCCAGAGTTGGTGTGA